One stretch of Mobula birostris isolate sMobBir1 chromosome 5, sMobBir1.hap1, whole genome shotgun sequence DNA includes these proteins:
- the LOC140198113 gene encoding zinc finger and BTB domain-containing protein 43-like: protein MVSLLPSRGVYISEQPGAMEAGSNVLYVEFPNFGNNLLESLNQQRMEGKFCDISIHVQGKVFKAHRAVLAASSPYFHDQVLFRNASRLVLPGVMDSRAFESILASCYAGRLAVLPADIVSYLTVGSFLQMWHVVDKCTELLRESQPPTPAPTPSCQRPCRPADSQSPSSSNYFSPREAAEARPEAEEVTIKVDEGAEGGEEEEEDEDEEEVEDEEEEEDEADKAKELEQKVTSNQGAEGTGEGGLADSLFQPPAYTPAGPAQAPPSRWVLVKKEKPEEDLVLTCEEDEHHFVKTAGCRRAEPQPLSISDVCTLAGPELLAAAEEPSFEEPGDLCGSSEEFTYEGTDGGSPRGGGGDGGGGGGGGGGGGGGCCPRPGAGGPPGGCWPQGDTRHGAAGGGAGAGAGGKMFACHCGKAFTHRSQRDRHINMHLNLRPFGCTICGKKFKMKHHLVEHMKIHTGLKPFECHVCGKKFMWRDSFLRHRAACEKLQRATALP, encoded by the exons CAGCCAGGAGCCATGGAGGCAGGAAGCAATGTGCTGTACGTAGAGTTTCCCAACTTCGGTAACAACCTGCTGGAGAGCCTGAACCAGCAGCGGATGGAGGGCAAGTTCTGCGACATCTCCATCCACGTGCAGGGCAAGGTGTTCAAGGCTCACCGGGCGGTGCTGGCCGCCTCCTCGCCCTACTTCCACGACCAGGTGCTGTTCCGCAATGCCAGCCGCCTGGTGCTGCCGGGAGTGATGGACTCGCGAGCCTTTGAGAGCATCCTGGCTTCCTGCTACGCCGGCCGGCTGGCAGTGCTGCCGGCCGACATCGTCAGCTACCTGACGGTGGGGAGCTTCCTGCAGATGTGGCACGTGGTGGACAAGTGCACGGAGCTGCTGCGGGAGAGCCAGCCGCCGACGcctgcccccacccccagctgCCAGCGCCCCTGCCGCCCCGCCGACAGCCAGTCGCCCAGCAGCAGCAACTACTTCAGCCCCCGGGAGGCGGCAGAGGCCAGGCCCGAGGCTGAGGAGGTGACCATTAAGGTGGACGAGGgggcggagggaggggaggaggaggaggaagatgagGACGAGGAGGAG GTGGaggatgaagaggaggaggaggatgaggcgGACAAGGCCAAGGAGCTGGAGCAGAAGGTCACCAGCAACCAGGGGGCGGAGGGGACGGGGGAAGGAGGCTTGGCTGACAGCCTCTTCCAGCCACCGGCGTACACCCCGGCGGGCCCAGCGCAAGCACCGCCCTCGCGCTGGGTCCTGGTCAAGAAGGAGAAGCCGGAGGAGGACCTGGTGCTGACCTGTGAGGAGGATGAGCACCATTTTGTGAAGACGGCGGGCTGCCGGCGGGCCGAGCCCCAGCCGCTCAGCATCAGCGACGTCTGCACCCTGGCCGGGCCCGAGCTGCTGGCGGCCGCCGAGGAGCCGTCCTTCGAGGAGCCAGGCGACCTGTGCGGCTCCTCTGAGGAGTTCACCTACGAAGGAACGGACGGGGGCAGCCCCCGGGGCGGAGGAGGAGACGGAGGCGGTGGCggcggaggaggaggaggtggcgGTGGTGGCTGCTGCCCGCGGCCGGGCGCCGGGGGCCCACCCGGGGGCTGCTGGCCGCAGGGCGACACTCGGCACGGTGCGGCTGGGGGCGGAGCGGGAGCGGGGGCCGGTGGCAAGATGTTCGCCTGTCACTGCGGCAAGGCGTTCACCCACCGGAGCCAACGGGACCGGCACATCAACATGCACCTCAACCTGCGGCCCTTCGGCTGCACCATCTGCGGCAAGAAGTTCAAGATGAAGCACCACCTGGTGGAGCACATGAAGATCCACACCGGCCTCAAGCCCTTCGAGTGCCACGTCTGCGGCAAGAAGTTCATGTGGCGGGACAGTTTCCTGCGGCACCGGGCCGCCTGTGAGAAGCTACAGCGGGCCACTGCCCTCCCGTAA